The Rhodococcus sp. ABRD24 genome contains the following window.
GCATCGCCGCGGCGAGCATCCTTGCGAAGGTCAGCCGCGACCGGACGATGGTGAAGATGGACCATGAGTTTCCCGGCTACGGGTTCGCGGGGCACAAGGGGTACAGCACGGCCGCGCACACTGCGGCGCTGAGCGAACTCGGGCCGAGTCGCGAACACCGGATGTCCTACGCGAACGTGGCCGCCGCGGCCCGCGCGTACGAAGTGGCGGCGGGCCGTGGATTCGATGCCGCGGCCGTCGGTGCGCGATGATGAACGTTCACAACAACGCAGGAGGACGTCGAGGCCGATGAGTGCCGAGGATCTCGAGAAGTACGAAACCGAGATGGAACTGTCTCTCTACCGCGAGTACCGGGACATCGTCGGTCAGTTCGCGTATGTCGTGGAGACCGAGCGGCGGTTCTATCTCGCGAACTCCGTGGAGTTGCTGCCGCACAGTGCGGACGGCGAGATCTACTTCGAGGTGCGGATGTCCGACGCCTGGGTGTGGGACATGTACCGCCCGGCCCGGTTCGTGAAGTACGTGCGGGTCATCACCTTCAAGGACGTCAACATCGAGGAGTTGGAGAAGTCCGACTTGCGGCTGCCGGACAACGGTCTGGGCTAGCGATCCCCCCGTCGTCGCCGGTTCCGGCAGTGGGGTGGTCGAACTGTCGAACGGGACCGGCCGAGTGATCTGAGCCAGGGATTACGACGGTGCGGTGCCCTTTTGGCCGGTGCTGCTCGGCAGCAGTCCCAGGCGGTCCAGCAGACGGGTCATGACTGCTCGTTGTGCATCGTCGGGTACCAGATCCCGCAGGGGCATCGTGCCGTTCGCGCCGGTGAGCATGTCGGCCTGCCACATCTCGAGGAGCCCTGATTCGCTCAGGACGATTCGAACGGACGATTCCAACGCCTCTGCCACGGAGTCGATCTCTGCCGCTATCAGTTCCGGATCCTGGTCGAGCACGGCAGCGAAGCGCCGGTACAGCCGTACGATCTCCCGCCTCGATTGCGGATCGGTGAGCAGCAGGGCCGTGGAATCGAAGAACTCTTCGGGTGCCGAACCGGAGATGGCCACCAGTTCCCATGCGTCGCGCTCGCGTTCGAACTCTCGCCGCACCGCGGGGTCGGCTTCGCCGGTGATGAGATCGGTGAACGCGAGCGCCAGCTGTGGTGGCAGCGGCGACATCGGACGGCCCGCTCGGTGCGTTTCGAGCATCTGTCGCAATCGCGCGCTCCGCGCCGCCAGGGTGCGCCGCTCGGCTTCGACGGTGTCGATCAGCGAGACCAGGTCCGCCTCGAGGTCGTC
Protein-coding sequences here:
- a CDS encoding DUF2469 domain-containing protein — protein: MSAEDLEKYETEMELSLYREYRDIVGQFAYVVETERRFYLANSVELLPHSADGEIYFEVRMSDAWVWDMYRPARFVKYVRVITFKDVNIEELEKSDLRLPDNGLG
- a CDS encoding MerR family transcriptional regulator — encoded protein: MRISDLAQAAGTTPRTIRHYHRLGLLDEPRRLTNGYREYELADLVRLMRVRWLARAGVPLGSVSSILTAASDDAAADDLEADLVSLIDTVEAERRTLAARSARLRQMLETHRAGRPMSPLPPQLALAFTDLITGEADPAVRREFERERDAWELVAISGSAPEEFFDSTALLLTDPQSRREIVRLYRRFAAVLDQDPELIAAEIDSVAEALESSVRIVLSESGLLEMWQADMLTGANGTMPLRDLVPDDAQRAVMTRLLDRLGLLPSSTGQKGTAPS